The segment ACGAATGAAATTTAAAACACCTCCGTGGCGTGGTGTTTTAAATTTCTCATTTGAAGTTCTGGGACGGGATGAGAAGGGAAGTCCGGTGGACTTCCCGGGCTTTTTCGAGCCGGAGGGACGAGGCGAGAAAAAGGAATCCCGTACCCGCTACAAGACACGACCTAATATGTTCTATTGAGTTGGTACTCGTGTCGCAGTCCCGCACATGCTCGTGCGGGGCAAGCACGACGCAGTCCCTGCGTATTTCCGTGGGGACAAATACATTGCACAAAAAAACTCCCCAGCAAAACTGGGGAGTTTTTATTCGGGCCTGTCTAGGGTTGTACCGAAATCGTTGCCGTGCCGCCGCCGTTGCAGGTGATGTAGTGCGTGCCGGTCTGCACTGGAGCTGTTGCGATTGCAAAGCCGTATGCCCCGATGTTGTATATTTTCGAGCTAACGCCGATAGTGCGCGCGACCACATCACGATTATCCAGCATGAATTTTGCCCCAACTTTCATAACGAGTGAGCCGGGAGACGCCTGGCAGTTAGAGAATTGAAAACGGAATCCCGAAGCGCTATATACACCAAGAGCATCCTGATACGTCTCTATCGCTGCCGGGACAGAGGGATTGGGTATTGCTGAAGTTTTGGGCTTTGCCGTTGAAGAGGGTTTAGCCGAGGGGTTTAAAGCAGGGGAGACCGAAGTTGCAGGGGTTGGGGAGACGCTTAGGGAGTCGGGAGATGCTTCTTTATTGCGTAATGGCGAGAACCAATACCCGGCTCCCGCAAGCGCTGCAATAATTGCAATAATAAAAAAATGTTTAGCCATATGAGTAAGCACGAAAAGTTTTATAAAATCGTACGATTATCAATCTTAAAAAAATTTAACACGCAAAAACTTGCCCAAGAAACCTCAGATCAAAACGTTTCCAATGATTTGGGAGTAGCCGTTCAAAAAGTCTTTGGCGTTCATTGGACTTTTCCCTTCAAGTTGCAGATTGTGGAGCACCAGAATTCTTTTGCTGGTAAGGATGCCTATCTCCGGGCCGTGCTTAACGACAAGGCCGTATGGAGGTTCTACGGCATCCGAAAGTTCCTCGGAAGCAATGCCTTGGCCCACGGAAGCCTTTAGAATTTTCAATCGTTTTTCTCCGTCTGCTGTTTTCCATATTGCGTATGCCCCCGGCCATGGTGTGAACGCCCTTACTTTTCTTTCTATCGTTTCTGCGTCCTCTGCAAATGATATTTTTCCGTCTTCGCGGCTAAGTTGGGTTGTGAACGAAGCATCATCGTGAGATTGTTCTTTGGGATTGTTTTTACTCGTCAGATAGCGAGGAAGGCTTTTTATAAGCAACTCGGCGCCGACGCGTGAAAGACGCTCGCGGAGGGTTTGCGCGGTGTCGGTCTCTTTAATTTTGGTTTTGCGTTTTGAAACGATGGGGCCATGGTCCAGCAGGGCATCAACGACGATAATGCTGACGCCGGTTTGGATCTCGCCGTTCAGAATAACGTTTTCAACGGGAGAGGCGCCGCGGTATTTGGGCAGAAGAGAAGGGTGAATGTTAAGAAAACCATGAACGGGGACCCCGAGAACCTTTTGTGGGATGATCTTTCCATAATCGGTGAGTACCACAATGTCCGGCTGTAATTTTTTAAATGTTCCAAGAAATTCCTCGTCAAGTTTTATCGGTTGAAGCAAAGGAAGATTTTTATTTACGGCGAATGCCTTGATTGGCGAAGGGGTAAGTATTTGATCGCGTCCAACTTTCATGTCGGGAGAAGTAACGACAACGATGGGTTTTATGCCCGCTTCCAATAAAGCCTTCAGGGCAGGCAGAGCAAACGTTCCCGTGCCAAAATACACAAGGCGCAGCCCAGAGAAGATATTTTTTACTTCATTAGAAAGTTTGAGCATCCGAATCCTAAATTTTATCGATGAACAGCACGCCGTTTAAGTGATCTATCTCGTGCTGCAGTACGCGGGCAAGAAGCCCGGAGGCTTTTATGCTAAAGCGTGTGCCTTTTTCGTCGAGCGCGCTTACCGTTATTTCTGCAGGACGCCTTACTTGAGAAAATTTTCCCGGGACGGAAAGACATCCCTCTTCCATTGAGGATATTTTTTCTGATATGTGTTCAATGACCGGGTTGATGAATACGTCGGAAATGCCGGCTTTTTTAGCTAGTGTTTTGTCGATAGTGAAGATGCGCAGGTCCTGCCCGACCTGATTTGCCGCAAGCCCGATGCCTTGCGCGGCCACCATAGTGACGCGCATGTCGGGAATGAGGCGCTGTACTTCCGAATCGGAAATATCCGAAACTTCTGCGATGGTTTTGCGAAGTATCGGCTCGGGGTTAAGTGTGAGTTGAAGGATGGGCATATGTAGTATAGTAGCGTATTTTCTATATTGATGAAAGTAGACCAGTGTCCGGCCCATATGGTATTCTTTGGCATATGAGTTTAAAGAAAAAAATTCTGACACTCTGCATTATTCACACCGATACGCATGTGCTTTTAGGCATGAAAAAGCGCGGGTTCGGCGCGGGACGATGGAACGGATTTGGTGGAAAGGTGCAGGAGGGGGAGGATGTGGAGACGGCCGCCGAGCGGGAGGTGCGGGAGGAGGCATATATTGCACCGACAAATCTGAAAAAGCGCGGCATTTTATTTTTTGAGTTTGAAAATAATCCCGGAGAAGTTTTGGAAATACATG is part of the bacterium genome and harbors:
- the def gene encoding peptide deformylase, with translation MPILQLTLNPEPILRKTIAEVSDISDSEVQRLIPDMRVTMVAAQGIGLAANQVGQDLRIFTIDKTLAKKAGISDVFINPVIEHISEKISSMEEGCLSVPGKFSQVRRPAEITVSALDEKGTRFSIKASGLLARVLQHEIDHLNGVLFIDKI
- a CDS encoding 8-oxo-dGTP diphosphatase; translated protein: MSLKKKILTLCIIHTDTHVLLGMKKRGFGAGRWNGFGGKVQEGEDVETAAEREVREEAYIAPTNLKKRGILFFEFENNPGEVLEIHVFNASVFKGEPAESEEMKPQWFLKSEIPFSQMWPDDIYWLPLVLEGKSVEGKFYFRDNDTLLRHELAETEYSPV
- the fmt gene encoding methionyl-tRNA formyltransferase is translated as MLKLSNEVKNIFSGLRLVYFGTGTFALPALKALLEAGIKPIVVVTSPDMKVGRDQILTPSPIKAFAVNKNLPLLQPIKLDEEFLGTFKKLQPDIVVLTDYGKIIPQKVLGVPVHGFLNIHPSLLPKYRGASPVENVILNGEIQTGVSIIVVDALLDHGPIVSKRKTKIKETDTAQTLRERLSRVGAELLIKSLPRYLTSKNNPKEQSHDDASFTTQLSREDGKISFAEDAETIERKVRAFTPWPGAYAIWKTADGEKRLKILKASVGQGIASEELSDAVEPPYGLVVKHGPEIGILTSKRILVLHNLQLEGKSPMNAKDFLNGYSQIIGNVLI